A region of the Gemmatimonadota bacterium genome:
ACGGCTTCACTGAAGACTGAATCCAGTCCGCAACAAGCCCGCAACAAGCCCGCTACCAGCCCGCGGGATTGTCCTGCCAGGTGCGGCCGATGTAGTCGAAGAAGGTGATGATGAGGAGGATCAGCAGCCAGAAGATGGCGGCGGCGGCGGCGAGCTTGGTCTGGCCGGGGCTGAACTTCAGGTGCATGAAGTACAGAATCACCAGGATCGCCTTTACGCTGGCGATGAACATGGCCACGGGCGTGTTGAGAAAGCCCATTTCCAGGGTGGCCGCCCACACGGTCGCGGCGGTGAGGACCAGCAGCGCCGTGAAGATGGTCAGGTAGTTGGCCGAGGTGGCGATGTGGGGGCCGTGGTGGTCCCCGTGGCCGCCTTCGGCTTGATGTCCGCCTTCGGCTTGATGGCCGTGTTCTGCGTGTTCAGTCATGGTATGATTCCTATACGGCCAGTCCGCCGATGAGGTACAGCAGCGGGAAGAGGAAGATCCAGACCAGGTCGACAAAGTGCCAGTACAGGCCGAAATTCTCGATCGGTGCGTAGTACTCGGTGGTGAACTTGTCCTGCCAGACGCGGATCAGCAGCCAGACGATGAGCACGAGTCCAATGAGAACGTGCAGGCCGTGCGTCCCGGTCATGCAGAAGTAGAAGCCGTAGAACAGTTGGATGGTCTGCCCGTCGCCCAGGCCGGTCCACAGGAAATTGTATCCGGGAATCAGGCCGTCGTGCAGCTTGTGGGAGTACTCGATGTACTTGTTCACCATGAACACGAGGCCGAGTATGAGGGTCAGCACCAGGAAGATCAGGATGTGGTTCTTCTTGCCGAGTTGGGCTGCACGGACGGCGAAGGCCATGGTGACGCTGCTGGTGATCAGGGCGACGGTGTTCAGGCCGCCCAGGAAGACGTCGAGATTCTGGCTTCCGATGACGAAAGAGTCGTAGTACTCGCTCCGGTAGATCGAATATCCCAGGAAGAACCCGCCGAAGAACATGACCTCCGTCAGCAGGAACAGCCACATCCCCAGGCTCGCGGCATCGTTCTGCTGGTCCATGTCGTCGAACTGATGACGCATGTATTCCGGATGGTCGTGATGTACATCGTGGCCATGGGCGGCCGCTTCCGTACTGACTGACACTATCTTGCTCCTTCTACGCGTGTTCGCGCTCTTTCTCGTGCTCTTCCTCGTGCACCGGGTTGTCGATCACCTCGCCGTAGTCGTACGGATCCTCCTCCACGATCGGCGTGGTCGGGAAGTTGTGCTCCGGCGGCGGCGAAGAGAGGATCCACTCCAGCCCCGTGGCCCGCCAGGGATTGGGACCTGCGATTTTGCCATTCTTCAGTGACCAGAGCAGGTAGATTGCCGGGACGATGAAGGCCGCAGCCAGGATGGTGGCGCCGGCGGACGACATGATGTTGAGCAGTTGCCACTCTTCCGGATAGACGTGATATCGCCGTGGCATGCCGAGGTACCCGACGATGAATTGCGGGAAGAAGGTCAGGTTGAACCCGGCGAAGATCAGGAAGGCGGCCAGGCGCGACCAGCCCTCCGGGTACATCCGGCCGGAGATCTTGGGCCACCAGAAGTGCAGCGCAGCCATGAAGGCCGTCACCGCGCCGCCCACCATGACGTAGTGGAAGTGGGCCACCACGAAATACGTGTCGTGCATGTGGATGTCCAGCCCCATGATGGCCAGGAACACGCCGGTGAGGCCGCCCACGGAGAAGAGTCCGATGAAGCCCAGTGCGTAGAGCATGGGGGCGTCGTAGGACACCGATCCCCTGTAGATGGTCGCCATCCAGTTGAATACCTTGATCGCCGAAGGCACCGCCACGAGCATGGTGATGAAGGAGAAGACCATGCCGGCGTAGATCGACTGCCCGCTCACGAAGAGGTGGTGGCCCCAGACGAAGAAGCCGAGGACCGCGATCGAAACGCTGGACATGGCGATGAATTCGTAGCCGAAGATCCGCTTGCGGCTGAAGGCGGCGATGACCTCGGAGATGACTCCCATGCCGGGCAGGATCATGATGTACACGGCCGGATGGGAGTAGAACCAGAACAGGTGCTGGAACAGGACCGGGTCGCCGCCCAGGGCGGGATCGAATATGCCGATGTGCAGCCCGCGCTCGACCATCATGAGGGCCAGCGTGATGGCGATGACCGGCGTGCCGAGCACCATGATGAGGCTCGTGGCGTACATGCCCCAGACGAAGAGGGGCATCTTGAACCAGGTAATGCCCGGCGCCCGCATCTTGTGGATGGTCACCATGAAGTTCAGCCCGGTCAGGATGGAGGAGAATCCGGCAATGAAGGCCGCCATGCCCGCCAGGATCACGTTGCTGTTGGAATAGGTGCTGCTGAAGGGGGTGTAGAAGGTCCACCCCGTATCCACGCCGCCGAGCAGGGTGGTCAGCACGCCGAACGTACCGCCGAAGATGAAGAGGTACCAACTCATCAGGTTCAGCTTCGGGAAGGCCACGTCCTTGGCCCCGATCATGAGGGGCATGATGAAGTTCCCGAATACGGCCGGTATCGACGGGATCAGGAAGAAGAAGATCATGACGATGCCGTGCATGGAGAAGGCCACGTTGTACTGGTCCGCTTCCATGAGATCCGCCTCGGGCGTTGCCAGTTCCAGGCGGATCAGGCTGGCGAAGGTGCCCCCGATCAGGAAGAAGAAGGTGATCGAGAACAGGTACAGCAGCCCCACGCGCTTGTGGTCCATCGTCAGCAGCCAGGACTTGATCGTGTAAGCCGCGTTCAGGAAGTGGTCGCGAGGCATCCGGTGTTCGGCAGCCCCCTGCTGGGCTATCGTGCTCATTGGGCGCCCTCCGTACTCGGCAGCGATTTGATATAAGAAATCAGATTGAAGATGTTGGTCTCCGTAATCTGACCCTGGTAAGTCGGCATGATCGACGGATAGCCGGCCACCATCCGGATCCTGGGATTGACGATGGATTCCCGGATATAGGCTTCGTCGATCAGGATGCGTTCACCGCTGGCAAGGACTTCCTCCGTGCCGAATTTGCCGTTCAGGGACGGCCCACGGGCCGCGGCCTGGTCGCTGTGGCACGTATCGCAGTTGAGCTGCGAGAAGAGCCGCGCCCCGGCCTCCTCGGGCGTCTCGTCGGACACGCCACCGCCCAGCCAGTCCTGGTAGTCCTCCGGTTCCATGGCGTAAACGCTTCCGATCATCATCGAGTGTTCGGTGCCGCAGTATTCGGCGCAGAACAGGTGGTACTTGCCGGGCTTCGTCGCCTCAAAGGTCAACGAAGTGTACCGTCCGGGGATCACGTCGTTCTTCACCCGGAACGCCGGGATGAAGAAGCTGTGTATGACGTCCTCGGACGCCATGGTCAGCTTCACCGGCGTATTGATCGGCACGTGCATTTCATTGATTTCCCGCTGGCCCGTGGGATGCTGCACGTGCCACATCCACTGCTTGCCGACCACGTAGTACTCCATGGCGCCGTCCGGGATCTGGTACACCCGGAAGAAGAGCCAGACGCCCCAGGCGAACATGATCAGCATGAGGACGAGCGGTATGGCGGACCACGTGATTTCGAGGCCCAGGTGGCCGTGCGTCTGCGTTTCCGCCTGCTGATCCTCGGTGCGGCGCCGGTACTTCATGGCGAAAAGAAAGATCAGCACGCAGATCAGGGCCATGAAGAAAATGCTGACGGCCACTACGAAAAAATACAGCAGATC
Encoded here:
- a CDS encoding oxidase; this translates as MTEHAEHGHQAEGGHQAEGGHGDHHGPHIATSANYLTIFTALLVLTAATVWAATLEMGFLNTPVAMFIASVKAILVILYFMHLKFSPGQTKLAAAAAIFWLLILLIITFFDYIGRTWQDNPAGW
- a CDS encoding cytochrome c oxidase subunit 3 family protein: MRHQFDDMDQQNDAASLGMWLFLLTEVMFFGGFFLGYSIYRSEYYDSFVIGSQNLDVFLGGLNTVALITSSVTMAFAVRAAQLGKKNHILIFLVLTLILGLVFMVNKYIEYSHKLHDGLIPGYNFLWTGLGDGQTIQLFYGFYFCMTGTHGLHVLIGLVLIVWLLIRVWQDKFTTEYYAPIENFGLYWHFVDLVWIFLFPLLYLIGGLAV
- a CDS encoding cytochrome c oxidase subunit I; amino-acid sequence: MSTIAQQGAAEHRMPRDHFLNAAYTIKSWLLTMDHKRVGLLYLFSITFFFLIGGTFASLIRLELATPEADLMEADQYNVAFSMHGIVMIFFFLIPSIPAVFGNFIMPLMIGAKDVAFPKLNLMSWYLFIFGGTFGVLTTLLGGVDTGWTFYTPFSSTYSNSNVILAGMAAFIAGFSSILTGLNFMVTIHKMRAPGITWFKMPLFVWGMYATSLIMVLGTPVIAITLALMMVERGLHIGIFDPALGGDPVLFQHLFWFYSHPAVYIMILPGMGVISEVIAAFSRKRIFGYEFIAMSSVSIAVLGFFVWGHHLFVSGQSIYAGMVFSFITMLVAVPSAIKVFNWMATIYRGSVSYDAPMLYALGFIGLFSVGGLTGVFLAIMGLDIHMHDTYFVVAHFHYVMVGGAVTAFMAALHFWWPKISGRMYPEGWSRLAAFLIFAGFNLTFFPQFIVGYLGMPRRYHVYPEEWQLLNIMSSAGATILAAAFIVPAIYLLWSLKNGKIAGPNPWRATGLEWILSSPPPEHNFPTTPIVEEDPYDYGEVIDNPVHEEEHEKEREHA
- the coxB gene encoding cytochrome c oxidase subunit II, whose product is MNNQFQLHPEIASTFAFDVDLLYFFVVAVSIFFMALICVLIFLFAMKYRRRTEDQQAETQTHGHLGLEITWSAIPLVLMLIMFAWGVWLFFRVYQIPDGAMEYYVVGKQWMWHVQHPTGQREINEMHVPINTPVKLTMASEDVIHSFFIPAFRVKNDVIPGRYTSLTFEATKPGKYHLFCAEYCGTEHSMMIGSVYAMEPEDYQDWLGGGVSDETPEEAGARLFSQLNCDTCHSDQAAARGPSLNGKFGTEEVLASGERILIDEAYIRESIVNPRIRMVAGYPSIMPTYQGQITETNIFNLISYIKSLPSTEGAQ